A genomic region of Leptolyngbya sp. NIES-2104 contains the following coding sequences:
- a CDS encoding sensor histidine kinase KdpD — MHGDRDLLHQVLQNLFSNAIKYNLADGWIEIDARLVGLMVQIKVANASKGILVEDRDRIFDRFHRGDPARTRKVEGIGLGLSLTREIVRAHQGDLRLDEAKSGQTAFILTLPARL; from the coding sequence GTGCACGGCGATCGAGATTTACTGCATCAAGTTCTACAAAATCTCTTTAGCAATGCAATCAAATACAATTTAGCTGACGGCTGGATTGAGATTGATGCTCGGTTAGTCGGTTTAATGGTTCAGATCAAAGTTGCAAATGCTTCTAAAGGGATTCTAGTTGAGGATCGCGATCGTATTTTCGATCGGTTCCACCGGGGCGATCCGGCTCGAACTCGCAAGGTCGAAGGAATCGGATTAGGATTGAGTCTCACTCGTGAGATTGTTCGCGCTCATCAAGGCGATTTGAGACTCGATGAAGCTAAATCAGGGCAAACCGCGTTTATTCTGACTTTGCCAGCGAGACTGTAA
- the rpsD gene encoding 30S ribosomal protein S4 codes for MSRYRGPRLRITRRLGELPGLTRKSARRAYPPGQHGQARKKRSEYAVRLEEKQKLRFNYGVSEKQLLRYVRKARRAAGSTGQVLLQLLEMRLDNTVFRLGMAPTIPGARQLVNHGHVTVNGKVVDIPSYNCRPGDVVAVRDRDRSRKLVEANLQYPGLSNLPSHLEFDKNKMTGKVNSVIDREWVALQINELLVVEYYSRQA; via the coding sequence ATGTCGCGATATCGAGGACCACGCCTCAGAATCACCCGTCGTCTGGGAGAATTGCCCGGACTCACCCGCAAATCCGCCCGTCGTGCTTATCCGCCGGGACAACACGGACAAGCCCGCAAAAAACGCTCAGAATATGCGGTACGTCTAGAAGAAAAGCAAAAATTGCGATTCAACTATGGCGTGAGCGAAAAACAATTGCTTCGGTATGTCAGAAAAGCACGTCGTGCAGCAGGTTCGACCGGACAAGTACTGCTCCAACTGTTGGAAATGCGGTTAGATAATACCGTGTTTCGGTTGGGAATGGCTCCGACAATTCCGGGTGCTCGTCAGTTAGTGAATCATGGTCATGTGACTGTCAATGGCAAAGTTGTGGACATTCCGAGCTACAACTGTCGTCCGGGAGATGTGGTTGCAGTGCGCGATCGCGATCGTTCTCGCAAGTTAGTCGAGGCGAATCTGCAATATCCGGGGCTGTCCAACTTACCGAGTCATTTGGAGTTCGATAAGAACAAGATGACCGGAAAAGTGAATAGTGTGATCGATCGTGAATGGGTTGCGCTGCAAATTAATGAACTGCTAGTCGTTGAGTACTACTCACGTCAGGCATAA
- a CDS encoding intradiol ring-cleavage dioxygenase encodes MAPSSGCVVRPEQTEGPYFVDEKLNRSDIRSDSKSGAIKAGVPLQLKLRVTQVSDRSCTPIQGAIVDIWHCDATGAYSDVSDRRSDTTGQNFLRGYQTTDSNGTVEFLTIYPGWYQGRTVHIHFKVRNANQEFTSQLYFDDVLTDQVQAQSPYTSKEQRTVRNDRDGIFQDGGSQLLLSPTKTNQGYVATFEIGLQAA; translated from the coding sequence GTGGCACCATCTTCGGGCTGTGTTGTACGACCAGAACAAACCGAAGGACCTTACTTTGTCGATGAAAAGCTCAATCGCTCAGATATTCGATCAGATAGCAAAAGTGGCGCTATCAAAGCGGGAGTTCCCCTTCAGTTAAAACTACGAGTGACACAGGTTAGCGATCGCAGTTGTACCCCGATTCAGGGCGCGATCGTGGATATTTGGCACTGTGATGCTACAGGGGCTTACTCGGATGTCAGCGATCGACGCTCCGATACCACCGGACAAAACTTTTTACGCGGCTACCAAACAACAGATAGCAATGGAACCGTTGAATTTCTCACCATCTATCCAGGTTGGTATCAAGGTCGAACGGTGCACATCCATTTCAAAGTTCGCAATGCTAATCAAGAGTTCACGTCACAACTGTACTTTGATGATGTGCTGACCGATCAAGTTCAAGCGCAGTCTCCCTACACAAGCAAAGAACAGCGAACTGTAAGAAACGATCGAGACGGCATTTTTCAAGATGGGGGTAGTCAATTGCTGCTATCTCCAACGAAAACAAATCAAGGCTACGTTGCAACCTTTGAAATTGGTTTACAGGCAGCTTAA
- a CDS encoding potassium-transporting ATPase subunit F yields MKLTTDDLAELWSAWRRKKAPTYLFLAICFNLVLAPLVYAASDNAMTKTQSWSLGLLGLGVVALSGYLFVVMFAPERF; encoded by the coding sequence ATGAAACTAACTACCGATGATCTCGCTGAACTCTGGTCAGCTTGGCGCAGAAAGAAAGCTCCAACTTACCTCTTTCTCGCAATCTGCTTCAATCTTGTGTTGGCACCCTTAGTCTATGCTGCTTCTGACAATGCAATGACGAAAACCCAATCGTGGTCGCTCGGATTGTTGGGATTAGGGGTAGTAGCTTTGTCGGGTTATCTATTTGTTGTCATGTTCGCACCGGAGCGATTTTAA
- a CDS encoding SAM-dependent methyltransferase, whose translation MRSQVIFTASPEFAQVALNEIQTLDRQSKLIQWLDSGIGLIELDTPFSNLAAQISMIKAAFIRHICPVMETVAIENLQSAIAAQIALFDRASTLSVQIRSNTKDINRSELRNLLVDDLIAAGLKVEAKDPAQIISIFCTKEIAYLGFSHAVENLSNWAGGMHRFAHEADQISRAEFKLLEAIGVFNLQLPAEGLALDLGASPGGWTRVLRNRGLSVVAVDPGDLAESLQSDSNITHSRQLVQQYLPNCRDRFDLIVNDMRMAPVDSAKNMIAASSVLKENGLAIMTLKLPSKGVKTVIDRTTALLENNYEVIGIRNLFHNRQEVTVSLAKSE comes from the coding sequence ATGCGTTCTCAAGTTATTTTTACGGCATCTCCCGAATTTGCTCAAGTTGCACTAAATGAGATTCAGACGCTCGATCGACAATCAAAACTAATTCAGTGGCTCGATTCAGGTATCGGACTGATTGAGCTAGATACACCATTTTCTAATCTCGCGGCTCAAATCTCGATGATCAAAGCAGCATTCATTCGGCACATTTGCCCGGTGATGGAAACAGTCGCGATCGAGAACCTACAAAGCGCGATCGCGGCTCAGATTGCTTTGTTTGATCGAGCTTCAACACTCTCTGTTCAAATCCGCTCAAACACTAAGGATATCAATCGTTCTGAACTGAGAAATCTGCTCGTTGATGATCTGATTGCAGCAGGCTTAAAGGTAGAAGCAAAAGATCCAGCGCAAATCATCTCTATCTTTTGCACTAAAGAAATTGCTTATCTCGGATTTTCTCACGCCGTTGAAAATCTCAGTAATTGGGCAGGTGGAATGCACCGATTTGCTCATGAAGCAGATCAAATCTCTAGAGCCGAATTTAAGCTACTAGAAGCGATCGGTGTTTTCAATCTGCAACTTCCAGCAGAAGGACTCGCGCTCGATCTCGGTGCTAGTCCCGGTGGTTGGACAAGAGTACTGAGAAACCGAGGACTCTCTGTAGTTGCAGTTGATCCGGGTGATTTAGCAGAATCATTGCAATCTGATTCAAACATTACGCATTCTCGGCAGCTTGTACAGCAATACTTACCGAATTGTCGCGATCGCTTTGACTTAATCGTCAACGACATGCGAATGGCTCCGGTCGATTCTGCAAAAAATATGATTGCTGCTAGTTCAGTGCTAAAAGAAAATGGGCTTGCAATCATGACGCTGAAACTACCCAGTAAAGGGGTGAAGACTGTGATCGATCGTACGACCGCGCTACTCGAAAATAACTACGAAGTGATTGGTATCAGAAACCTATTTCACAATCGCCAAGAAGTTACAGTCTCGCTGGCAAAGTCAGAATAA
- a CDS encoding RNA-binding protein, which produces MSVRLYVGNLPEDLSRQDLEAAFADAGEGVSAKLITDRKTGKCRGFGFVTVKSDEQADQFIEKYNGVSIKENAIKIEKALPRSKDKAEETAAPVSAPSGAKRKGGTTNNNKSRKTSTSSNSDPDSVQPDPRWAQDLEKLKQMLAAQTTNS; this is translated from the coding sequence ATGTCAGTACGTTTATATGTGGGCAATCTGCCCGAAGATTTGAGTCGTCAAGACCTTGAAGCAGCATTCGCGGATGCAGGCGAAGGTGTCTCGGCAAAACTGATTACCGATCGTAAAACTGGAAAGTGTCGCGGCTTTGGCTTTGTCACCGTGAAGTCTGATGAACAGGCGGATCAGTTCATCGAGAAATACAACGGAGTCAGCATCAAAGAGAACGCGATCAAGATTGAAAAAGCACTGCCTCGATCGAAAGATAAGGCAGAAGAAACCGCTGCTCCTGTGAGTGCTCCATCTGGCGCTAAGCGCAAAGGCGGCACCACCAATAACAATAAGTCGCGCAAAACATCCACTTCTTCAAACTCAGATCCGGATTCGGTGCAACCCGATCCGCGCTGGGCACAAGACCTGGAAAAACTCAAGCAAATGTTGGCAGCACAAACCACGAATTCTTAG
- the kdpB gene encoding potassium-transporting ATPase subunit KdpB, whose translation MNSVPGGARENRRHTPKVDRSGMYQRAIREAFVKLDPRIAVRNPVMFVVWLGTIVTLLVTLDPNLFGTVNADPTQQRILNGIITLILFLTVLFANFAEAVAEGRGKAQADALRSTRSDTIARKIAPDGSIQQVSSTDLRKGDQVKVIAGDMIPADGEVLQGLGSVDESAITGESAPVLKQPGTDIASSVTGGTRLLSDELTIRTTADPGQGFIDRMIALVEGAERSKTPNEIALTVLLAVLTLVFLIVVSTISTSVNYVASFVSTIAGDTTANTLRTGASIAILISLLVALIPTTIGGLLSAIGIAGMDRVAQFNVIATSGRAVEACGDINTLVLDKTGTITLGNRLADQFIPVNGHSIEEVSQVALEASIFDETPEGRSIVRLAEQNRARVDFNPDQASGVEFSARTRMSGTDLPNGQEARKGAVDAIKGFVRSRGGTIPPGLDEAYERVSRLGGTPLAVCQNAEIYGVIYLKDIVKPGLRERFDQLRRMGVKTIMLTGDNRITASVIAQEAGVDDFIAEATPEDKISVIREEQSHGKLVAMTGDGTNDAPALAQANVGVAMNSGTQAAKEAANMVDLDSDPTKLIDLVTIGKQLLITRGALTTFSIANDIAKYFAIIPTIFAAAGIGALNIMGLKSAQSAIISALIYNALIIPALIPLALKGVQFRPLTADQLLRRNILIFGIGGVIAPFIAIKLIDVILPIS comes from the coding sequence ATGAATTCTGTCCCCGGTGGAGCGCGTGAAAATCGCAGGCACACTCCAAAAGTCGATCGCTCTGGTATGTATCAACGAGCGATTCGCGAAGCCTTTGTCAAACTCGATCCGCGCATTGCGGTTCGCAATCCGGTCATGTTCGTAGTTTGGCTGGGCACAATTGTGACTTTGTTAGTGACGCTTGATCCGAACCTATTTGGAACAGTGAATGCTGATCCTACTCAGCAAAGAATTCTCAATGGCATCATTACTTTGATCCTGTTCCTCACAGTGCTATTTGCAAATTTTGCCGAAGCGGTTGCAGAAGGGCGGGGAAAAGCTCAGGCAGATGCGTTGAGGTCTACGAGATCCGATACGATCGCGAGAAAAATCGCGCCAGATGGTTCTATCCAGCAGGTTAGCTCAACCGATCTTCGCAAAGGTGATCAAGTTAAAGTGATTGCTGGCGATATGATTCCGGCTGATGGCGAAGTACTTCAAGGTTTAGGATCAGTCGATGAATCAGCAATTACCGGAGAATCTGCGCCCGTTTTGAAACAGCCTGGAACGGATATTGCAAGCTCGGTTACGGGTGGAACAAGATTGTTATCTGATGAATTAACGATTCGGACTACGGCTGATCCGGGACAGGGATTTATCGATCGCATGATTGCTCTGGTTGAAGGTGCAGAACGATCGAAAACTCCCAATGAAATTGCTCTAACCGTATTGTTAGCCGTTCTCACGTTGGTATTTCTAATTGTCGTTTCGACGATTTCGACCTCGGTAAACTACGTTGCCAGTTTTGTCAGTACGATCGCAGGTGACACTACTGCAAACACCTTACGAACCGGAGCTAGTATTGCAATTCTGATTTCGTTGTTAGTGGCATTAATTCCAACGACGATCGGTGGGTTGCTCAGCGCGATCGGGATTGCTGGAATGGATCGGGTCGCTCAATTCAATGTGATTGCTACCTCTGGACGGGCTGTAGAAGCTTGCGGAGATATCAATACCTTAGTGCTCGATAAAACTGGAACAATCACGCTGGGAAATCGACTCGCGGATCAGTTTATTCCGGTGAATGGTCATTCGATCGAAGAAGTTTCCCAGGTTGCTTTAGAGGCAAGTATCTTTGATGAGACTCCAGAAGGTCGATCGATTGTTCGGTTAGCTGAGCAAAATCGTGCCAGAGTGGACTTTAACCCAGATCAAGCCAGCGGTGTTGAATTCTCAGCTAGAACCCGCATGAGCGGCACTGATTTACCCAATGGACAAGAAGCCCGAAAAGGTGCAGTTGACGCGATCAAAGGCTTTGTTCGCTCTCGTGGTGGCACGATTCCACCAGGACTCGATGAAGCTTATGAACGAGTCTCACGTTTAGGTGGAACACCGCTTGCTGTCTGCCAAAATGCGGAAATCTACGGGGTAATTTACCTCAAAGACATTGTAAAACCAGGATTGCGAGAACGGTTTGATCAATTGCGCCGCATGGGTGTGAAAACAATCATGCTCACCGGAGACAACCGCATTACGGCTTCGGTGATTGCTCAAGAAGCGGGTGTCGATGACTTTATTGCAGAAGCGACCCCCGAAGACAAAATCAGTGTGATTCGCGAAGAACAATCTCACGGTAAGTTAGTGGCGATGACCGGAGATGGAACGAATGATGCTCCTGCTCTTGCTCAAGCAAATGTGGGAGTAGCGATGAACTCTGGAACGCAGGCTGCAAAAGAAGCAGCGAACATGGTAGATTTGGATTCTGATCCGACCAAACTAATTGACTTAGTGACGATCGGGAAACAGCTTCTGATTACTCGTGGCGCACTAACGACTTTCTCGATCGCAAACGACATCGCTAAATATTTCGCGATCATTCCCACAATCTTTGCTGCTGCTGGAATTGGTGCACTAAACATCATGGGACTCAAAAGCGCTCAATCTGCAATCATTTCGGCACTGATCTACAATGCGCTAATCATTCCTGCTTTGATTCCATTAGCCTTAAAAGGTGTGCAGTTCCGACCCTTAACCGCTGATCAACTCCTACGCCGCAACATTCTGATCTTCGGTATTGGTGGTGTGATTGCTCCGTTTATTGCTATCAAGCTCATTGATGTCATTCTCCCCATTTCCTAA
- the psb28 gene encoding photosystem II reaction center protein Psb28: MAEIQFSRGITEEAIPDVRLTRSKDGTNGTATFIFDKPKALEAENTDSITGMYMIDEEGELISREVKAKFINGQPAALEALYIMKSVEDWDRFMRFMDRYAESNGLGFTKS; encoded by the coding sequence ATGGCTGAAATCCAATTCTCAAGAGGCATTACCGAAGAAGCGATTCCCGATGTTCGTCTAACGCGCTCAAAAGACGGCACAAACGGAACCGCAACCTTTATCTTTGATAAACCCAAAGCATTAGAAGCTGAAAATACCGATAGCATCACTGGAATGTACATGATCGATGAAGAAGGCGAACTGATCTCTCGCGAAGTAAAAGCCAAATTTATCAATGGTCAACCTGCGGCGCTTGAAGCGTTGTACATCATGAAATCGGTCGAAGATTGGGATCGCTTTATGCGGTTTATGGATCGCTACGCAGAATCAAACGGTCTTGGGTTTACAAAGTCCTAG
- a CDS encoding molybdenum cofactor biosynthesis protein B, which produces MQPHPDDRQISVSCAVITISDTRTRDTDRSGQLIQHLLEQSGHTIAHYAIVPDEPDQIRSQLEIDVEAIILSGGTGIAPRDTTYDAIEQLLEKTLPGFGEIFRSLSYAEIGSRAMASRAIAGVYSGKLIFSLPGSSNAVKLAVEKLILPELVHLVTLLKG; this is translated from the coding sequence GTGCAACCTCATCCTGACGATCGACAAATTTCCGTTTCTTGTGCTGTCATTACCATCAGCGACACGCGCACAAGAGACACCGATCGCAGCGGGCAACTGATTCAGCACCTTTTAGAACAATCGGGACATACGATCGCCCATTACGCGATCGTGCCCGATGAACCGGATCAAATTCGATCGCAGTTAGAAATTGATGTCGAGGCAATTATTCTCAGCGGTGGAACTGGAATCGCACCGAGAGATACCACTTACGACGCGATCGAACAATTACTTGAGAAGACACTGCCTGGATTTGGAGAGATCTTTAGATCTCTGAGCTATGCCGAAATTGGATCGAGGGCAATGGCATCAAGAGCGATCGCGGGTGTGTATTCGGGTAAGTTAATTTTTTCGCTTCCCGGCTCATCTAATGCAGTGAAACTCGCTGTAGAGAAGTTGATTTTGCCAGAACTTGTGCATTTAGTGACGTTATTGAAGGGTTAG
- a CDS encoding aminotransferase class IV yields the protein MKHWYNGNAIDSDQIQLSIADPGLIYGATTFTTLRVYGSLDHPLTQWSEHCARLRSTIAAFHWQDPNWENIRSGAEWMAMHYPVLRMVVFPDGREWITGRSLPTDLEHRQQQGITAWVADSELCRSLPQHKTGNYLAPWLALQAAQRHNAQEAILIDQTGNWLETSTGTLWCWKENRWWTPPINDGILPGILRSLLVSELNPIEATWTAVESFEAIAYTNCVIELIPIHTVIDRDQFHHYNSTHPEFQSIRSYFDKLRFQSI from the coding sequence ATGAAACATTGGTACAACGGAAACGCGATCGACAGTGACCAAATTCAACTCTCGATCGCTGATCCAGGCTTAATTTATGGTGCAACAACTTTCACCACGCTCCGAGTTTATGGATCATTGGATCATCCGCTGACTCAGTGGAGCGAACACTGTGCACGATTGAGAAGCACGATCGCAGCATTCCACTGGCAAGACCCAAACTGGGAAAACATTCGATCTGGGGCAGAATGGATGGCAATGCACTATCCGGTGCTGAGAATGGTTGTGTTTCCCGATGGTCGAGAGTGGATCACTGGACGATCGCTTCCAACTGATTTAGAACACCGTCAGCAACAAGGAATCACCGCTTGGGTTGCCGATTCGGAACTTTGTCGATCGCTCCCTCAACACAAAACCGGAAACTATCTTGCACCTTGGCTGGCTCTTCAAGCGGCACAGCGCCACAATGCTCAAGAAGCTATCTTGATTGATCAAACTGGAAACTGGCTCGAAACCAGTACCGGAACGCTCTGGTGCTGGAAAGAGAATCGCTGGTGGACACCGCCGATCAACGATGGAATTTTGCCGGGAATATTACGATCTCTCCTCGTCTCTGAACTCAATCCGATTGAAGCGACTTGGACAGCCGTTGAATCTTTTGAAGCGATCGCTTACACCAATTGCGTGATAGAACTGATCCCGATTCACACAGTCATCGATCGAGATCAGTTCCATCACTACAATTCAACTCACCCGGAATTTCAATCGATTCGCAGCTATTTCGACAAGTTACGCTTTCAATCGATCTAA
- the kdpA gene encoding potassium-transporting ATPase subunit KdpA produces the protein MLQGWIQIALTLLIVVAITPFFGRYMFRVHTEQRTLLDPIANPIEKLLYRLIGVSGKENMTGWQYFRAIVYSNIVMMLLLASIIAAQGFLPLNPTQVAAPTWDTILHTTISFMTNTNQQHYSGETYLSYASQMLGLGFHFFTSAATGLAVGTAFIRGLTGRPLGNFYVDLTRSITRILLPISFAGAILLLAAGVPETLAGPAIVPTLEDPNVSQAIAPGPVAHFEIIKQLGENGGGFFAINSAHPFENPNSFSNLVAIVAMISIPTSFIYTYGLFANSKKQAWLIYGLVSVIFLVFLVVVAIGEYNGNPTVNTLLNAQAPNLEGKEVRFGWAQSALFAAITTGTMTGAVNSFHDSFMPTGGFVMLSNMFLQIVWGGQGTGTAYLFAYLILAVFVTGLMVGRTPEFLGRKIEKREVVLASFLILLVHPIAILIPGAIALAFPDQLAGISNPGFHGLSQVIYEYTSAAANNGSGFEGLGDSQPSPFAIASGTATSPTALWWNLSCCFSLLMGRYVPIAALLLLADSLSRKQQVPETVGTLRTDTGLFTGVTAGVILILGALTFFPVLALGPVAEAFQIGRG, from the coding sequence ATGTTACAAGGATGGATTCAGATTGCGTTGACGCTACTGATTGTTGTAGCGATCACGCCATTTTTTGGCAGGTATATGTTTCGCGTTCATACTGAGCAGCGAACTCTGCTCGATCCGATCGCAAATCCAATAGAAAAACTGCTATACCGACTCATCGGAGTTTCCGGCAAGGAAAACATGACCGGATGGCAGTACTTTCGAGCGATCGTCTATAGCAACATTGTGATGATGTTGCTACTAGCTTCGATCATCGCGGCTCAAGGGTTTCTTCCGCTCAATCCCACACAAGTTGCTGCACCCACTTGGGACACGATTCTGCACACCACGATTTCGTTTATGACGAATACGAATCAGCAGCACTATTCAGGTGAGACTTATCTTAGCTATGCCAGTCAAATGTTGGGGCTTGGGTTTCACTTTTTTACGTCAGCCGCAACGGGCTTGGCGGTTGGAACTGCCTTTATTCGAGGCTTGACGGGTAGACCGCTCGGTAACTTCTATGTGGATTTGACGCGATCGATTACTCGCATTCTGCTCCCGATCTCTTTTGCGGGTGCAATTCTGCTACTTGCAGCGGGTGTCCCAGAAACGTTAGCAGGTCCCGCGATCGTTCCAACGCTTGAAGATCCGAATGTGTCGCAAGCGATCGCACCCGGTCCGGTGGCGCATTTTGAAATCATCAAACAGTTAGGTGAAAACGGGGGCGGATTCTTTGCCATTAACTCGGCTCATCCGTTTGAAAATCCCAATTCATTCTCGAATCTAGTGGCGATCGTCGCAATGATTTCGATTCCTACTTCGTTTATCTACACCTACGGACTGTTTGCCAACAGCAAAAAGCAAGCTTGGCTAATCTACGGATTAGTGAGCGTGATCTTTCTTGTGTTCTTGGTTGTGGTAGCAATTGGTGAATACAACGGCAACCCTACTGTGAACACTCTACTGAACGCGCAAGCACCCAACCTAGAAGGCAAAGAAGTTCGATTCGGATGGGCACAATCGGCACTATTTGCTGCAATCACGACCGGGACAATGACCGGAGCCGTTAATAGTTTTCATGATTCGTTTATGCCGACTGGGGGCTTCGTGATGCTCTCCAATATGTTCCTGCAAATCGTTTGGGGAGGTCAAGGAACCGGAACCGCTTATCTATTTGCCTATCTGATTTTGGCTGTGTTTGTAACCGGCTTGATGGTCGGTCGGACTCCAGAATTTCTCGGACGCAAAATCGAAAAGCGAGAAGTCGTACTGGCAAGCTTTCTGATTCTGTTAGTTCACCCGATCGCAATTTTGATTCCAGGTGCGATCGCGCTTGCATTCCCCGATCAACTCGCAGGAATCAGCAATCCTGGCTTTCACGGCTTGTCTCAGGTGATTTACGAATACACATCAGCCGCCGCCAACAATGGATCGGGATTTGAAGGATTAGGCGATTCGCAGCCGTCACCGTTTGCGATCGCATCAGGAACCGCAACCAGTCCAACCGCGCTTTGGTGGAATCTAAGCTGTTGTTTTAGCTTGCTGATGGGTCGCTATGTCCCGATCGCCGCTCTACTCCTGTTAGCAGATAGCCTATCGCGCAAACAGCAAGTTCCTGAAACCGTGGGAACGCTCCGCACCGATACAGGATTGTTCACGGGTGTCACCGCAGGCGTAATTCTGATTCTGGGCGCGTTAACGTTCTTCCCGGTCTTGGCACTGGGTCCCGTTGCCGAAGCGTTTCAGATTGGTCGAGGTTAA
- the kdpC gene encoding K(+)-transporting ATPase subunit C, which translates to MSFAREASRAVRSTFVLWILTAIIYPFVMIAIGQVAFPFQANGSMIKVGDREVGSALIGQPFTSDRYFNSRPSTTSYSTADPKKDDAGVLKTGVSGASNLAPSNSALLDRIKGKSDPDPSKAIEGDLPRLQKAGVQPTADLLYTSGSSLDPHISPEAATAQIDRIARARGLQRNQVEILIPQNTDGRFLGIFGEPGVNVLKLNLALDRLKA; encoded by the coding sequence ATGAGTTTTGCACGTGAAGCGAGTCGAGCTGTTCGATCGACATTCGTTCTCTGGATTCTAACGGCGATCATCTATCCATTTGTGATGATTGCGATCGGACAAGTTGCTTTTCCATTTCAAGCCAATGGCAGCATGATCAAAGTGGGCGATCGAGAAGTGGGATCAGCGTTAATTGGTCAACCGTTTACTAGCGATCGCTATTTCAACAGTCGTCCGAGTACGACCAGTTACAGTACGGCTGATCCGAAAAAAGATGATGCAGGCGTTTTGAAAACGGGCGTTTCGGGGGCGAGTAACTTAGCACCAAGTAACTCCGCATTGCTCGATCGCATCAAAGGTAAGAGCGATCCTGATCCGAGTAAAGCGATCGAAGGCGATTTGCCGAGATTGCAAAAAGCAGGTGTACAGCCAACAGCAGATTTGCTTTACACTTCGGGATCGAGTCTTGATCCGCACATTAGTCCCGAAGCTGCTACAGCACAAATCGATCGAATCGCAAGAGCGAGAGGACTCCAACGCAACCAAGTTGAGATCTTGATTCCGCAAAACACCGATGGACGATTTCTCGGAATCTTCGGTGAACCGGGCGTGAATGTATTGAAGCTCAATCTCGCTTTAGATCGATTGAAAGCGTAA